In Oxalobacteraceae bacterium OTU3CINTB1, the sequence TAATCCTGCGATTAATTATGGAGCGATCTGATGAGTTGAAAGATTTTGTCCGTTCCTGAATTTCTAACGAATCGGCTTCAACCGCATCACCTTCTTCGTAGCTAACCCGAGCAAGCCAATTGTCCCATTTCAGGACTAATGTCTCGTTTTTGCGAATGGCAACTTCTCCCGCTGCAACGAAAAATTTTCATTCTTGAGATGGTTTTTTAAATCCTTTGCAAGGGATTCAATTGAGGACCTCCGGCGCCTCATTGGTTAATAATCCATATAGCGCAAATGTCACAATTATTCCCCCCCAGGAGAAGCTGTCTGATTATAAAAAATTGGTTATTCTGCGGAAAAAGAGTGCGTTCTAGTAATTCTAGAGATACCATACTAATGGATTTACCCGCGCCGATCGGGTCCAAGGTCGTGTTGCTCTGCCAGCCCAGCTAAGTCGGCCGCACCGCCGGCGATGTCCAGCTTTAACAATCTCCAGCTTTAAGTCCATGTCCGCTTTGGCCGAAACCGCCGGGCATTTTGCTGTGTTCAGTGTCAGAGTTACTGATTAGGAATGCCAGAGCCGCCGTCTGCAAGGCTTATCTGCCACTTTTCCATATCTTTATACTCGAACTCGATTTCATAGTCAAAATCCTTATCTATCGTCAAAAGTAGTAGAGCAGGATTCTTTCCCATCTCCGCCAATAATTCCAGAGATATTTTGTTCATCTCATCGAAAAACTCATCTTGCATAAGTGCGCTGACGATAAATACATCAGATGAGGTTGTATAAGACGAGCAAGATTCATACATTTGTTCTTCAGCATGAAATCTGAAGAAAGCACGTTCGAACTCAGGCTCCAGTTCTTGTACCTCCTCGATGAACCGTTTAGCTAGAGCGATAATCAAATCTGTTTCACGTTCTTTCATTTTCCTGCCTTTCTAGTATAAACTTGGCCTGCTTCATTTAAAAATTTCTTGGCGAAAGAGTTGACAACTTACCCTGCTTGGTTGACCACCTCGTATTTTACGTCGACACTCCCGGGTCGGCCTGCGCTATCAAAATCCCCTAATACGTGACTGAAGTTCACTGTATCGCCTTGCTGGGTGAACCTGGCATAATCGTTTTCTAAGGAAGCACTGATTTATTCATCGGCCGCCGTTCCGTGCAGCAGGCCGACCTGAGACAATAACGGCATCCCCACTGTCCGCCATCGACCATGCAAAAGAGCTTTTCCGACCTCGAATACGCCGCCAAGAAGAAGTTGACGCGGCGCGACCGCGTCCTTGCTGAGATCGACAGCGTGACGCCATGGGGCAAGCTGCATCAAGCCGTCGAGCCGTTCTATCCGAAGGTCGAAGGCGCCGGTCGGCCACCGATAGGACTCGCTCATGTTGCGCATGTACGTGGCCCAGCAGTGCTTTGGTTTGTCGGACGAAGGCATTGAAGATGCGATCTACGACAGCCAATCCATTCGCGCTTTTGTCGGCATGATCTGGGCCGCGAGTCGGCGCCGGACGCGACGACCTTGCTGAAGTTCCGCTACTTGCTTGAAGCCAAAGGGCTCACACGCGGATGCGCGAAGGCACCATCGTCGACGCCACCCTGATCGCCGCGCCGCCGTCGACAAAAACAAGGACGGCGAGCGCGATCCCGAAATGCACCAGTCTAAGAAAGGCAATGACTGGCACTTCGGCATGAAGGCCCACGTCGGCGTGGATGCTGCTTCGGGCTTGGTACACACGGTCATCGGCACGGCGGGAAATGTCGCCGACGTGACGCACGCGCACGCGCTGCTGCACGGCGACGAGAGCGCTGCGGTCGGTGACGCCAGCTACCAGGGTGTGGAAAAGCGGCCGGAGAACGTCGGCAAATCGGTGACGTGGCACGTGGCCATGAAACGCTCCAAACGCAAGGCGCTGCCCAAGAATAAATTGGGACGAATTACCGAGAAGCTGGTTCATCTGAAGGCCAGTGTTCGCGCAAAAGTCGAGCATCCGTTCCATGTCATCAAGAACCTGTTCCGTCATCGTAAAACGCGATCGCGGCCTGGGCAGAACACTGCACAGCTCTTTACATTGTTCGCCTTGGCCAATCTGGTGCTCGCCGGCAGGCGCTTTAAGATCACTGAATCGCGCAGTCCGTCCTGATTAGCGGAAGGCGCCAAGCATCACACCAAATCGGCCGAAAACGCGCTTATTCGACTCGCAATTCGAGCATTTCGCGCGCCGATCAGGCTCAGAAAGCTAATTGATCAGCGTTTCCCTAGAATCAGGACAGATTCAAATAGGGATAGCGACGACGCAGTCTAAGATATCATTTCTCCTCTAAGTGATCAATGTTCAGCTGGCGAGGTTTTATATCTGCCATGATTATTTTTCGCAATAACCCCATTTTCTTTCTTAATGATAGGGCCCGCATTGCAAATATGGGAGAAAACTGCAGATTTTCGATCCTTGTATGATTGATTATGACCGGCGTGTTGAAATAAATATTTTTTGGATCTTCGAGAGAGAGGTTCCATTTTCCATTGAAAGTCTCTCTGACGATTTCCCCGACATACCGTGAAAATGTCACTATCCAACCCTGCTTTTCATCTTCACTGCAATTCTCCGTCACTTGGAAAAAAAGTTTCTCTAAATTTTCCAAACACTCCATATCGACGGCGAGCGGAATATCTCTTTTTCCAGCCTCTGAATCGACAGCTTCAAGTTGGTCATCCATGATCAACAGAAAATCATCAAATTTCTCCTTGGCTTCATCTTTGCCAAACATCTTGCACTCCTAGACTGGGATTGGAAGCGGGCCCGATTAGCATTAATTGTCCGCTAACCATATGCGTACTCCGCAGCAGTCAGAACTTCTCCACAATCACTGCCCGCAGATGCAATCAAATCTATTTTTCTTCCAAATGATCGATCTCGAACGGCCTTGGGCTCGACCTGCGACATCACCGCCTACGTAACAGACCAGGTTCGCTGATGAATCTAGATCAGGAGACCTGCCCGCCGACGTCGATAGGAATGATTTCTATTTCCCCCAGTTGTTCGAGCAACAAGAGATGTTCATGCATCTTGACCTTTACAAGATTTTCCAGGCGAGGCATACCACCTATGCACAATGCTGGTTCAAAGCTATACATTTCATCCGCTTTTAATTTCCCAAGCTTTTTTACGGCCTTTTTAAATAAAGGTCTTTCGTTTTCGTCTTCGAAATCGAGACCTTCGGGATCCTGATCGCTAAAAAATGACGCAATCGCAGAATCCGGGCGAGTTAGTAATCTTTTGTCATCTGGATACGAGTACATGGTGGCGTCCAGTGGGGTTACGGTGATGGTCTGGCCACTTTTTTCACCCCACAGAAATAGTTCACCGAAAGCAGTGCGAGCAACAGTGTGATAGGAATCACGATCTTCTGCACCTGATCCCGCGAGCCATTCTTCGACAATTGGCTCGAACTCCGCTGGATTAACTATCCAAAACAGCCCGTCCTTATAGCCCCCCCAACCATAATTTTTCCAATATTCCAATAAGCGTGCTGGCAGTTTACCTTTGTACTTCTCAATGTCGCTAGCCTGCGGTTGCTCTGGGTCTTGGACTGCTGCGCCAAAGGTTTTTAAGAAATAATCAAAATCTTCATCCATCCCTAAATCTCCTATTTCCTACATTTCGGTAATTTTGCGTTCATTTTTGTATTGGCTTGTTCAGCTTCGGGGATTTTTGAGGTGGCTTCATCCAGCTCCTTCACCCGGCTCTTCCATTGGCTACCAATAGATGAGTTCACACTCTTGTCTCCCAACCTCACGGCTTCATCTTTGCCACCGGCGATCATGTCTGGTTCATGCAAAGCAGCAAGCGATTTCATTGTGTTTTTCGCTTCGGTCTGCGCGGCTGCTTTCGCATCGTCCAGCGACATCTTCTTTAAATTTCTGTTTTCGTCGGTCAACTTACTAACCAAAGCTTTTTTATATTTCTCACGAGCTTTTTTCTGCGCCAGGCCTGAGCCAGCGCGACCATTTTTTTTGAAAAAGGCTCTTGCATCGTTGTACTGTTTAACCGTCAAATTATTTAAGGCTTCTTCTTGACGTTTGAGTTGTTCAGCAAATTCTTTAGACTTGGAAGGATCAAGATTTTTTGAGCTGAAGCAAGTCACACGCTTCTTAGGCATTATCTTCGTTGGCTTCCCACCTTTAGCACAATCCTCGCAGTCTTTGTCTTTAGCCTTTGCGGCCGCTTTTTCTTGCTCCGCAGCGGCCTTTTCCGCATCCTTCGCTTTTTTCGCGTCTACTGCGATTTTAGCTTCTTTGGCCGCCAGTTCCGCTGCTTCCTCTTTCTTTTTCAACGCGTTGAGGTCGGCCAATTCCTTGGTCAACAAGGTCGCTTTTTCTTTGAGCGCGAGAACTCGCTTGGCGACACGCGTCGCCTTGATCGGTTTCGCCACCGCGTCACCGAGGTAGGGGATCATACCCACTACGTTCAAGCCAGCGCCGAGGAAGTCGCCGTTGCGTATCGCAATGCCGGCACCGACCGCGTCCGAGATCGGCGTCGGGTCGACCATCCCCGCCACGTCCGCAGCAGTGCCGGCCGCTTCCCACGCCATCTCAGCGTTGACGTCGGCCAGCTTTTTGGTGACGGTCTGTATCCGCTCGGTTAGATTAAATCCGCCAGTCATAAGTTCTCGTTTTGCGTAAGTTGTGTCATGCCGGTAGTGCGTGTTGGAACAGCGCTTCGTAGCGTTTTTGCTCGCCGATCTGACGCCAGATCGCATCCGGCAATTCGTCGATCATTTGGCTCAGCCGCTCTTCGGGCGCTATTTCTTCGTCGCGCAGGTAGCTGCGCACCATCGGATGGGCGTCGAACGACGGCGATACGCGCATCATCAAGCCCGCAAAAAGATGCTGGTCGTCGGCGTTGTAAATGCCGTAACCGGCGCAGCGCGCCACGGCGGCAATAGCTATGTTACGCAGCATGTCGGCTTCCATTCCCTCGATCGCTTCGGGGCTGTTTTCCTCCCAGTGCGCGATGATGCTGTCGTACAGTGCTTCCTTGTCGTAGTACATCAGTTGCTCGCGCTGGCGCTCGTCGAGACTGATGGGAACGACCGCGAACGCGGCGATTTCCGCAGGGGTGGCCGGCTCGGGATCGATGCCGTAGTACGCCTCCCGCCGAGGTTCCCAAGCGGTCCAACTGCTGACCGGCGCGAAGAAGAATTTTTTTTGCGGCCCCGTCAGCGCCGAGGACAGGCCCAACAGAATGCGTGGGTCGTAGAAACGAAGCACGACATGTTCGTCGTCGTTGATCCGGCATTGCAGCCGGCGTGTCAGCATCATGGCCAAGGTGGGCAGGCCGAAGTGACTTTTGATCCAGGTGACGCTCGGATGCGCGCGTTCCTTCTCAATCAGCCACATGAAGATGGATTTGTCCTCTGCGGTTGGGTCGAGCGCGATCAGCAGCGGCGCGGCAGATTGCAGATGCGCCTCCGGTGTGTCGGCGAACAGCGAGCGCCACTGCGCATCAGGAAAGCGCGTCGTCAGCTGCGCGAACGCGTCATCGTGCGCGGCGCAGTCGATCAACGCGTACGTGTTGTCGACTTTTTGGCCCTCGTCGGGCGCGGAGGAATGGCTGTTCATCGTAAGATTTTCCGTGCGAGTAGGGCGTCAGCGGCGCAAGAAGCTGCTGCCTTGCAGTGCCGCTTTCTTCAAACATTCAAGGCAGATCGTGGTGCTCGCACTAGGCAGGCCAGGTAAGGAGGCGGCGCTGCTGCTGCCGCCCTGGAAGATATGCTGCCCGCCCTTGACCGTGAAATTTCCCGGACAGGCAAAGGTGATGTTTCCACCCTCCAGCGTCACCGACGATTGCCCGGCCTGCAGCACGATCTTCTGGTTGGCCTTGACTTCGATGACGTCGTTGACCGATACGATCGTGATCGCCTTGTCGCCCAAAATCTCCAATTGATCCGTATGCGCCTGCAACGACACCGGCCCGTTGGCCGCGATCGCCTGGATGCCGCCGGCGTGCGTGAACAACCCGGTCGCGTTGGCCGACACCGACGCCACCGTGAAGGCGGCGGCCATGTGCATGTCGGACTGCGTGGTCCACTGCAACTGCCCACCGGCGAACAGCACCGTGGAAGCGGGCGTGGCCCAGTTGATGCTGGCCGGCGCTTCCATCAGCACCACCGGCTGGCCGAATTTCTCCACCGGCGCGCCGCTGTCGAGATCGCGCGCTCCTGCCGTGGCCTTCAACGGATCGTGCCCGCCGACGGCGCCCTCGAACTTCCCTTTTTGCTCCGGATCGATCTGCGTGATGAAGTCGATCTGCGCTTGGTTGGCGTCCTTGCTGACGAGCGCGTTTTGCTGCGCGGCGGCGTCGGCCAGATTCTTGCTCAATTCGGAGGCGGCGCGCAGCAGGCCGGTGGCCTCGGCGCTGTCGAGCTGGGTCGAGGTGACGCCCGCGCCTTGTTGCGCGCGCGCGGTGGCCGAGATCAGCATGCCTTCGCCCGAGCGCAGCACGCCCCAGGCGTCGGTGCGCAGCTCGAACCCTTGGCCGCGATAGTTGCCGCGCTGGGCCGAGCCCGGCGTCTGCTGCACCAGGTAGCCGAGGTTCAGCTGCGTGGCGGCACTCGACGTGGCCAGGCGCGTGCGCAGCTGGCCCGGCGTGTCGTCTACCACCCACTGGTTGTAGCCGCCGCCGTCGAAGTTATTGCTGTGCATGCCGGAGATGACGCCGGCGTGGTTGATGTCGGTGTCGACGCCGGCCGAGTAGGGCGGGGTGTCGGCGCCGGTGTAGAGTTGCGCGACCACCAGCGGGCGGTCCATGTCGCCTTCGATGAAGTCGACCAGCACTTCGGTGCCGATGCGCGGCGTGAATTGCGAGCCCCAGTTGGGGCCGGCCAGCGCCTCGGCCACGCGCACCCAGGTACCGGAGCCGTCGTTGCCGGGCGCGTTGCCCTTGTCGTCGGTGTTGTGCGGCAGGCCGCCTGCGTTGGCGCCGGCGCCGCGTTGCCAGGCGAACTGGATGCGCACCTGGTGCTCGCGCGTGGTGGTGTTGATGGCGTCGGGCAGGCCGACCACCAGCGCCGTTTGCGGTCCCAGCGAGGCGCCGCTGAAGCGTTCGGCAGCCGCACGCGGGACGATGGCGACCGTGTCGCGCACGCAGGCGAAGCGGTTGCGGTAGGTGCCTGCCTCCAGTTGCGCGCCGGCGAACTTGGCCAGGGTGGCGAGGCCGGCCTTGGCGGCGCCGATCAGCTTGCCAAGGCCGCCCAGCGCCGGTTCGACGTTGTTGCGTCCCTCGTGCTCGACCCACAGCGTGGTGAACTTGTTGGCGCCGTCGGCATAGTGCTCGTGCTGGGTCAGCTGGAAACCGTGGCCGGCGGCCAGGCGGCGCACTGAACCCTGGCCTTCGAACAGTTTGTTGTCGAGCTCGAGCGCTTGCAGCATCAGGCGGCTGTGCGGATCGGCGGCGGCGCTGTCGGCGTGGCGCCGCTCGGCGCTGCCGTCGTAGATCGACAAGGCCGGCAGTTCGCCGATGTCCAGGCTGGTCGCTTGCTCGGCGGCCGGGGCCACCAGTTGCGCCGGGTCCCAGCTGCTGATGGTGACGGCGTTGGCCTGGATGCGGCGCAGCGCGTTGAATTCGTCGATGGCGTCGTCGCTGTCGGTGGCGCGCACGCCGTGGAAACGCAATTCGGCGCCGCCAACCGTCTCGGGCGCGACGGCCTTGCTGTCGAAGAAAACGACCTTATGCTTGGCTTGCTGCTGGCCGCCAGCTTCGGCATCGGCCGCGCCTTCTTCCTGGTCGTGCTCGAAGCGCCAGCTCAGGCCTTCGGAGGCCAGCACGCGTTGCAGGAATTCGAGGTCGCTTTCGCGGTATTGGGTCCAGATCGGCCGCGCCACCAGGGTTTGCGTGACGTCGAACTCGAACCGCACCTGCTTGTAATCGGCCAGCAGTTCGGTGATCAGGTCTTGCGCGTTTTTGTCCTGGAAGATGTAGCTGTCGCGGCGCAGGCCCAGCAGGGCCAGGCCGGGTTCCAGCCGCAGCCGGTAGCGCGCCAGGCCGCCGTCGGCGCCCAGCCAGGCGGCGTCGGTGCAGATGCCGTGCCAGGCGCGGCGCGTGCCGTCGGCCTGCAGCAGCTTGAGCGTGATTTCCTCGCCGATGAAGTCGGCCAGTTCCAGATCGGTCGAGGTGCTGAGCGCGTCGATGTCGAAGCGGAACAGCTCGTTGACAGCCTCGCGTCCCGTGAAACGCTCGGGCATCAGCGACTCGGGCAGCGTGGAGTCCTGCGCGCTGGCCAGCGTGATCAGGCGCGCATGCTGGCTCAGGCCGGTTCCGAACAGCCCGTCCACCAAGGACGAGCCCGGCAGGTCGGGCAGGCTCATCACGGCAACGTGATGGTCAGGTTGGCTTGCTTGGGCGCGAGCTTGACCACGTCGTTGTACGCGGCCATGCTGGTTTCGGTGCCATGGCCGAGCATGCTGCGCAAACCGATGTAGCCAAGCGCGCCGATCAGCGCGAACACCGAGCACAGCACCCACAGCGGGACGTCGTTGCGCAGCTTGTGGATAATCTGGTCGGGGCGCTCGGCGTGCGGCGCGAAGCCCGATTTCTTGCCCTTCATGTGGGCGATCTCGTCGCCCAGGCGCGCCGTCAGGTAGGCCAGCTTTTCCGAGCCTTCGATGATGTAGCGGCCCTGGAAACCCAGCAGCAGGCACATGTGGAACACTTCGAGCGCCTGCAGGTGGGCGCTGCCGCGCGCGCGCAGGCTTTCGAGACGGTTGAAGAAGTTCTCGCCGGCCAGCTGGTCGCCGAACAGCACCAGTTGCAGCGGGCGGCGCTCCCAGGCGTCGCGGATGCCGTACGGTGAGCGCAGGATGATCTCGTCGACCGCCGCGCAGAAGGCGTACTTGGCGTTGTCGATGTCGTCGGCCGAGGCGCCTTGCTTCTTGGCGCCACGGCTGAAGTCGTCGAGGAACTGCGTCATCTTGTTGATGAAGTCGGCGTTGGCTTGCGGGCCGTTGCCGTTCTTGAGCATGAACAGGGCGTAGAAACCGTCGTACATCAGGTCCATCAGCGTGTGTTCGGTGCCGGGGCCGGCGGCGATGGCCGGCGAAAACGCCGGCTGGCCGCCGGGGATCAGGGAAGGAGGGGCGCTAGTAGTCATGGGTTGGTCTTCAGGAAGTGACGGCGACGAGGTCCAGTTTCAGGTCGCGCATGCCGGCGGGAACGTAGATCGAGATCGATTGCGCCTGCAGCATGCGCTCGTACATCTGACCTTTGGCTTCGAGGGCGAAATAATAGGTGTCGGGGCGCACCGGCACGGCCGCCGGCACTTGCGGCGCGTGCGTCAGGCGCACGCCCGGCATGGCCGAAAGCACGAACTTTTCGACGTCGTCCGGGGCGCCGATCTTGAAGCGCAGCGGCACCACGTCGACCATTTCGACGCCGGACAAATCGGCCGAGACGCCGAGGTAGAAGGTCGTCTGGGCGTCGATCTTGCCCGAGTCGAGCATGCCGTGGTGGTACGACGGCTTGACCTCGTTGAGCGCGATGGCGAAGTATTTCGACGAAATCACCGTGTCGAGCAACTCGCGGATGATGCCGTGCAGGCGGGCGAAGCCGGGACCGGGGTCGAGGTGGTCGTACTGCGGCAGGTCGCTGAGCGAAATGCCCTTCGAGAAGGTCATCAGCGCGCCCGACAGGCCCAGCAGTTGTTCGTACAGCCGCTCGGGGTGCAGGGTCGGATGGTGGAAATAATGGCTCAGCGACGCATACGCCGAACTGGCCGTGTGCAGCAGCCAGAACGACGACATGTCGCCGGAGCGGAATTCGATGACGTGCTTGCTCGGCTCGCGATGGTGGCCGTACAGCGCGTTGACCTTGGCCTGCAGCGCGTCCAGCAGGCGGCGCAGTTGCAGGAACAGCAGCGGCGCGCTGCGGATCGACAGGCTCGGCGGGATGAACGACGGGTCCTGCTCGAAGCCGCCGGTCGACAGCCGGCGCAGGCGCAGCAGCGGCAAGCTGACGTAGGAGTCGCGCGGTTCCGATTCGGACACCAGGCGCAGCGTTTTCTTCAGGTACGTCAGTTGCGCGTGCGCGGCCTGGGTGTACAGGTCGGGCGTGTCGAGGTTGCTCTGGGCGTAACGGGCGGCGTTGCTGGGCTGGCCCTCGGGGGCGAAGTTGCCGCCGAAATGCTTGAACGCGGGCAGGGCGGCGTAGAACGTCAGCGCCTGCTGCGACTGCGGAATATTGCTCAGGTCGATCTCGGCCGGCAGCTCGTCGGCGCCGGGCGCGTTGTAGATCTCGCCGTCCTGGAACACCAGCGCCAGGTCGAGCAGGCGCAAGGTGTTGTTGTGCAGGGCGTCGCGGTCGAGCTGCAACTGGCTGACGCCCCAGGCGTAAGGGTGCAGCGCCTTGACGCTGTCGTGCAGCCGCTGCTCGTGGTAGCGGTCCTGCTGCTGAAAATGCTGGGGACGCAGGAACAGTCCCTCGCCCCATAAAAGTTTTCCCGTGATGCTCATCGAATGCCTTATCGCCTCATGCCTGCGGACCGTCAAAAATTAGTGCCCAATCACAACTGCCAGAACAATAACATTTTCTGGCGCACTGTGAGTGTTTCTTCTGCGTAACGTGCTAAGCTTTATAATCTTTCTTCTCGGTAACGGTGTACGGTTCAGTTCGTATTGTACGAGGTAAAGAATTAAATTTATGATATTCTGCCGAAAAATGAGAAATTGGCAACAGTTTATAGCAACTGTTCCCGCCTTTAACACCCCTGACTTTTGAGGAACACATGAGTACATCGATCCATCTTCGCCGCCTGTTGGGCGGTGCCGCCTGCATCCTGGCCCTGAGCGCCTGTACCACCGCGCCGGTGGTCAAGGTGCCCGTGGCCCCACCCACCATCGCCGAAGTCATGGGCAAGGCCGCCGCCGCCGACAGCGCCGGCCAGAAGGAAGCGGCGATCGCGCTGTGGAAGCAGGCCGCCGCCGCCTATCCCGCCGACAAGGACCCGTGGACCCGCATGGCGCAGACCAAGTACGAGGCCGGCCAGTACGGCGAAGCCATCGTCAACGCCCAGGAAATCCTGGTGCGCGACCCCAACGACCAGCTGGCCAACAGCATCATCGCCATCAGCGGCCTGCGCCTGTCGACCCGCGCGCTTGCCGACCTGAGCCGTCAGAACAACTTGTCCGGTTCGCTGCGCACCGAGTCGCAGGACCTGGCCAAGCTGCTGCGCGAGAGCCTGGGCGAGCAGGTGCTGGTGCCGCCGGCCAAGCCGGTTGCGCCGGCGCAGCGCGCCGTGACGCCAGCCAAAAAGGGCGCCAAGCAGCCGGCCCGCGAACCGAAGGCCGACCCCTTCGACGCGCTGAAGTAAGTTTT encodes:
- a CDS encoding type VI secretion system tip protein VgrG, which gives rise to MSLPDLPGSSLVDGLFGTGLSQHARLITLASAQDSTLPESLMPERFTGREAVNELFRFDIDALSTSTDLELADFIGEEITLKLLQADGTRRAWHGICTDAAWLGADGGLARYRLRLEPGLALLGLRRDSYIFQDKNAQDLITELLADYKQVRFEFDVTQTLVARPIWTQYRESDLEFLQRVLASEGLSWRFEHDQEEGAADAEAGGQQQAKHKVVFFDSKAVAPETVGGAELRFHGVRATDSDDAIDEFNALRRIQANAVTISSWDPAQLVAPAAEQATSLDIGELPALSIYDGSAERRHADSAAADPHSRLMLQALELDNKLFEGQGSVRRLAAGHGFQLTQHEHYADGANKFTTLWVEHEGRNNVEPALGGLGKLIGAAKAGLATLAKFAGAQLEAGTYRNRFACVRDTVAIVPRAAAERFSGASLGPQTALVVGLPDAINTTTREHQVRIQFAWQRGAGANAGGLPHNTDDKGNAPGNDGSGTWVRVAEALAGPNWGSQFTPRIGTEVLVDFIEGDMDRPLVVAQLYTGADTPPYSAGVDTDINHAGVISGMHSNNFDGGGYNQWVVDDTPGQLRTRLATSSAATQLNLGYLVQQTPGSAQRGNYRGQGFELRTDAWGVLRSGEGMLISATARAQQGAGVTSTQLDSAEATGLLRAASELSKNLADAAAQQNALVSKDANQAQIDFITQIDPEQKGKFEGAVGGHDPLKATAGARDLDSGAPVEKFGQPVVLMEAPASINWATPASTVLFAGGQLQWTTQSDMHMAAAFTVASVSANATGLFTHAGGIQAIAANGPVSLQAHTDQLEILGDKAITIVSVNDVIEVKANQKIVLQAGQSSVTLEGGNITFACPGNFTVKGGQHIFQGGSSSAASLPGLPSASTTICLECLKKAALQGSSFLRR
- a CDS encoding DUF1851 domain-containing protein gives rise to the protein MDEDFDYFLKTFGAAVQDPEQPQASDIEKYKGKLPARLLEYWKNYGWGGYKDGLFWIVNPAEFEPIVEEWLAGSGAEDRDSYHTVARTAFGELFLWGEKSGQTITVTPLDATMYSYPDDKRLLTRPDSAIASFFSDQDPEGLDFEDENERPLFKKAVKKLGKLKADEMYSFEPALCIGGMPRLENLVKVKMHEHLLLLEQLGEIEIIPIDVGGQVS
- a CDS encoding DUF4123 domain-containing protein, translating into MNSHSSAPDEGQKVDNTYALIDCAAHDDAFAQLTTRFPDAQWRSLFADTPEAHLQSAAPLLIALDPTAEDKSIFMWLIEKERAHPSVTWIKSHFGLPTLAMMLTRRLQCRINDDEHVVLRFYDPRILLGLSSALTGPQKKFFFAPVSSWTAWEPRREAYYGIDPEPATPAEIAAFAVVPISLDERQREQLMYYDKEALYDSIIAHWEENSPEAIEGMEADMLRNIAIAAVARCAGYGIYNADDQHLFAGLMMRVSPSFDAHPMVRSYLRDEEIAPEERLSQMIDELPDAIWRQIGEQKRYEALFQHALPA
- a CDS encoding tetratricopeptide repeat protein, giving the protein MSTSIHLRRLLGGAACILALSACTTAPVVKVPVAPPTIAEVMGKAAAADSAGQKEAAIALWKQAAAAYPADKDPWTRMAQTKYEAGQYGEAIVNAQEILVRDPNDQLANSIIAISGLRLSTRALADLSRQNNLSGSLRTESQDLAKLLRESLGEQVLVPPAKPVAPAQRAVTPAKKGAKQPAREPKADPFDALK
- the tssK gene encoding type VI secretion system baseplate subunit TssK, which encodes MSITGKLLWGEGLFLRPQHFQQQDRYHEQRLHDSVKALHPYAWGVSQLQLDRDALHNNTLRLLDLALVFQDGEIYNAPGADELPAEIDLSNIPQSQQALTFYAALPAFKHFGGNFAPEGQPSNAARYAQSNLDTPDLYTQAAHAQLTYLKKTLRLVSESEPRDSYVSLPLLRLRRLSTGGFEQDPSFIPPSLSIRSAPLLFLQLRRLLDALQAKVNALYGHHREPSKHVIEFRSGDMSSFWLLHTASSAYASLSHYFHHPTLHPERLYEQLLGLSGALMTFSKGISLSDLPQYDHLDPGPGFARLHGIIRELLDTVISSKYFAIALNEVKPSYHHGMLDSGKIDAQTTFYLGVSADLSGVEMVDVVPLRFKIGAPDDVEKFVLSAMPGVRLTHAPQVPAAVPVRPDTYYFALEAKGQMYERMLQAQSISIYVPAGMRDLKLDLVAVTS
- the icmH gene encoding type IVB secretion system protein IcmH/DotU, giving the protein MTTSAPPSLIPGGQPAFSPAIAAGPGTEHTLMDLMYDGFYALFMLKNGNGPQANADFINKMTQFLDDFSRGAKKQGASADDIDNAKYAFCAAVDEIILRSPYGIRDAWERRPLQLVLFGDQLAGENFFNRLESLRARGSAHLQALEVFHMCLLLGFQGRYIIEGSEKLAYLTARLGDEIAHMKGKKSGFAPHAERPDQIIHKLRNDVPLWVLCSVFALIGALGYIGLRSMLGHGTETSMAAYNDVVKLAPKQANLTITLP
- a CDS encoding polymorphic toxin type 15 domain-containing protein, whose translation is MTGGFNLTERIQTVTKKLADVNAEMAWEAAGTAADVAGMVDPTPISDAVGAGIAIRNGDFLGAGLNVVGMIPYLGDAVAKPIKATRVAKRVLALKEKATLLTKELADLNALKKKEEAAELAAKEAKIAVDAKKAKDAEKAAAEQEKAAAKAKDKDCEDCAKGGKPTKIMPKKRVTCFSSKNLDPSKSKEFAEQLKRQEEALNNLTVKQYNDARAFFKKNGRAGSGLAQKKAREKYKKALVSKLTDENRNLKKMSLDDAKAAAQTEAKNTMKSLAALHEPDMIAGGKDEAVRLGDKSVNSSIGSQWKSRVKELDEATSKIPEAEQANTKMNAKLPKCRK